The genomic interval CAGGACCACGTTCCCTTCTTCCACAAAGGCTTCCACGATGTCACGCATCGGCGCGAGATCAGTCAGGCGGGCGCCACGGTCTATTACGTAGATCGCGCGGAGGTGGCACTCCGGCGTTGCCAGTTGCAGTCCGAAGTGCAAAGCATCTAGTGAGGCGGCGCTTCCGTCCAGCGCGAACAGCATCCGGCGCGGCGATAGCTGGATCTCAGCCTCGTAGCTGGCAGGCACAACGAGGATCGAACACGGCGCCGCAGTCGTGACAAATTCCGAGACGGTTCCTTCGATCCAGCGCAGCATGCCGTGATGCTGACGCGCTCCCACTACGAGCAGGTCAGCCTTCCATTCGGCCGCGGCATCGATCAACGCATTGGCGGTGTAGCCGCCTTGCCTCGAGATCTCGATCACGCCCGACTCCACCTCGATCCCGGCGTCCGCGAACAGCGCTCTCGCGCGTGCCACGGCTTCGCCGGCATCGCGGGCAAGTTCGTCGCGCGCAAGCTGCAACTCGGCATCCGTCGCCGACGTAAGCGGTAGCATCACGCGAGGGTTTTCCGCCACGCTTGCAATCCGGATCCGGGCGCCGGGCAGCGTCATGTGGCGCACATAGGCCGCCGCACGCGCCGATTCCGGTGAATTGTCGACGGCGAGGAAGACTCGTCCGATAGCGCATCTCGCGTCGCCGCCGGCGTGTGGACTGTTCATGATCGACCTCCATCTGAAAGTTGCATTCGCCCGGTCAATGCCTGCACCCGCACTGCGCGGCGAGACATGACGCGGCAATCGCTGCGGCGTCTAGACACCGTGCGGGGACGCGCAGCGCATTCATAGCATGGCGCTCAATGCCCAGAAAGAGTTGATGCAACTCAAGCCTGCGCGCAATCAAATTTCATCCGACTTCCTGAAAGTCTGCCTGCGGTTGCGCAATCCAGGCGATCCGTATCCCATGCGCTTGACGGGGATCAATTGGCGATCGGTGTTCGCCTCTATGCTGGGTCGAGCATGTGAATTTGATTCAGAGGACAGCAAAGCGCACCAGCCATCACAAGGGAGTTTCATGCTGCTCACTTTCACCGGCCGCCGCACCTGCTTGCGCAGTCGATGCATCGGCATACTGTTGGCCGGCCTATCCTGGCTGGCATTCACATTTGGTGTGCACGCGCAGACGCCGCCTCAACGGGTTCCCATACTCGTCTACCACCGCTTCGCCTCCTCCGTGAACGATTCCATGACCGTGCGCGTCTCGACGTTCAATGCACAGTTGCGATTTCTGCGTGAGCGCGGTTATCAGGTGGTACCGCTGCGGCAAGTCGTGAGCTGGTTGACCGATCCTTCCACAAAACTGCCGCCGCGGCCGATTGTCCTGACTGTCGACGACGGCCACCAGTCCGTCTTCAACGAGCTTCTGCCGATTGCGCAGCAGGAGCATCTGCCAATCACGCTCTTCATCTACCCTTCTGCGATTTCGAACGCTTCGTATGCGCTCACGTGGGATCAGGTGCGCAAGCTTAAGCAGACCGGTCTATTCGACGTCCAGTCGCACACATACTGGCATCCCAATTTCAATATCGAACGGCGCCATCGCTCGGCCGCCGACTTCCAGCATTTCGTGCGGTCACAGCTCGACCTGTCGCGGCAGCGCATCGAAGCGGAGGTCGGCGGCCGGGTCGACCTGCTGGCCTGGCCATTCGGCATTTGCGACGACGAACTGATGGCTCTGGCTGCCGGAGAGGGCTATATAGCCGCTTTTTCACTGGAACCGGGCAGCGTTTATCGGCACTCGCGCATGCTCGCGTTGCCGCGCTTCCTGATGGTCGATTCTTACGGTGTCACAGGTCTCGCGCATCTGCTCGGCGAGCCGTCGCCACAGCCCGGATTGAGCTCGGATAGCGGTGGCGACCGATAATGCGCACACTTCCCTTCCTGCGCCATGTCGCTGTCGCGCTGACCATTCTGTCGACGGGCGTGACGGCCGGCGCCGCAACGGGCATCGTGATCGACGCGGCCACCGCCAAACCCGTAGCGCACGCGCTCGTTACAACGACTGCCGGCGTACAGCAAGCCGATGTCGACGGGCAGTTCGAGTTCGACTCGTCCGTCTCCAGCGTCGGCGCCCGGGCGCCCGGCTATCTGCGCACGCAAGCCGATGTGACCGGCGAGACGCCGTTGACGCTCAAGCTCACGCCGTTTCGCCCCAAAGCCGTGTACCTGTCGGTATATGGCGTCGCAAGCCCGACGTTGCGCGAGGAGGCGCTCGCGCTTACGCAAACCACGCCGATCAACGCACTGGTGATCGACGTCAAGGGCGACCGTGGTCTCACGCCTTATCACAGCGCCGCCCGCGACGCGGCCGGCGCTTCGGCGCGGCTACCTCGCCGCGAGCCATTGGTGCGGGACTTCCCGGCACTTCTCGCCGAGTTTCATCGCCGGCATCTTTACCTGATTGCACGGATCGTCGTGTTCAAGGACGACCCGCTTGCCGATGCTCATCCGGCCTGGACCGTGCGCGATGCGGGCGGTCAACCGTGGCGCGACCGCGAGCATTTGCAGTGGCTCGATCCTTTTTCGCGCGAGGTGTGGCAGCACAATCTCGACGTCGCTGAGGAAGCCGCAAAAATGGGCTTCGACGAAATCCAGTTCGACTATGTCCGCTTTCCCGATGCAAGCGGCCTTCACTTCTCTCAAGCCAACACGCGAGTCAATCGCACAGCGGCGATCGTAGGTTTTTTGCAGGCGGCACGAGCGCGCCTCGCGCCCTACAACGTCTTTGTCGCGGCGGATATCTTCGGCTACGTCTGCTGGAACCTGGACGACACCGCGATCGGGCAACAGATCGAGCTGCTCGGCGCACCGCTCGACTACATCTCGCCGATGCTATATCCCTCCGGCTTCACGTGGGGACTGCCGGGCTGTACCAATCCAGTAACGGATCCCGGCCAGATTGTGCGCCGCTCGCTTGCCGAGGCAGTGCGGCGCACGCACTTGCCAGGCGTGCGGTTTCGCCCATGGTTGCAGGCATTCCGCGACTATGCGTTCGACCACCGGGAATTCGACGCCGCGCAAATCCGCGCGCAGACCGCTGCCGCTGATGCCGTCGGCAGCGACGGATGGATGCTATGGAACCCGCGCAATCGCTACGACCCTGCAGATCTTCCGCAATGAGAGGCCGGCCACTGCGGGCCATCGTGCATGTGGTGGTGGCAATCGCACTGCTGCATCCGGTGGCCGACACGCGGGCCGCACCGCCAGACGCTCGAACACGCGCTGAATTTGCGCGCATCGTCACGGGGCAGATCGAAGCAGGCCGTCTGCCTGGCGCAGTGGTAATAACGGGTGACGCAAACGAAGTTCAATATCGCCAGGCTTTCGGCCGGCGCATGATCGAGCCGCATCAGGAGGCGATGACCGTCGACACGGTGTTCGATCTTGCCTCATTGACCAAAGTAATCGCGACCACGACGGCAATCATGCAGCTGGTCGACGCGGGGCGCATACAACTCGATGCGCCCGTCATGCGCTACTGGCCGGAGTTCGCCGCGCGCGGCAAGCAGGCGGTGACGGTGCGGCAGTTGCTCGCGCATACTTCCGGCCTGCAGGCGGATCTGAAATCGCGGCCTGCCAGCGATGGACGTGTGGGCGTGCTGAACGAGATCGCGCAGCAGCGGCTATACGCAGCGCCTGGTGAGCGTGTGATTTACAGCGATCTGAACTTCGCTGTGCTCGGCGAGCTTGTCGAACGAATAACGCATCAGCCGCTTGATATATATTGCGCCGAGCACATCTTCGTTCCACTCGGCATGCGGGACACCGGCTTCCGTCCCGACCCGGAACACGCGGCGCGCAGCGCCGCCACCACGGCGGGCCGCCGCGGTAAAGTGCATGATCCGCTGGCCACGTGGATGCAGGGCGTCGCCGGCAACGCGGGGCTCTTTTCAACGGCCGGGGATCTCGCCCGTTTCGCCCAGATGCTGCTCAATGGCGGCCTCAGTACGGCAACGCCGCCGGTACGCATTCTCTCTGCGTCGACTATCGCCACATTGGCGGTTGCCGCGTCACCGTTATCGGCCACGCCCTGGCGCGGTCTTGGCTGGGCGCTGACGAGTCCGCTAGTGTCGGACCGCGACCGGCTACCACCTGTGGGCGCGATTGAACATACCGGCTACACCGGCACCGGAATCTGGGTGGATTTCATCACGCGCCGTTTCGCCGTGATTCTCACGAACCGCGTTCACCCAGACGACAAAGGCGACGCGGGGCCACTGCGCGCGCAGATCATCGCCGTGATGGCCAGTCAGGCGCCCCCACTCACACCGGCCGACATTCGTGCAGTGTTACCCGCCGCCGCACCCGCCATAGCCGCCGCAAGTCAGTTGCCGACTGCCACGGGGCCTGTGAAAAGTGGCCTCGACGTGCTCGAGGACCGGCAGTTCGCACCCCTGACCGGCCTACGCATCGGTCTTGTGACTAACCGTACGGGCTTCGACGCGACAGGCAGGCGCACAATCGACGTGCTCGCTCGCGCACCAGGGGTGACACTCGCGGCCCTTTTCTCGCCGGAGCACGGCCTGAACTCCGACGTTGACGAACCCATCGGCGATTCACTCGATCCGGCGACCGGCCTGGTTGTGCACAGTCTCTACGGCAGCATGCGCTCTTTCCCCGCAGCTTCACTTGAAGGCATCGACGCGCTTGTCTTCGACATTCAGGATGCGGGCGTGCGCTTTTTCACCTACGAAACCACACTCGGCTACGCGCTCGAAGCCGCGGCCGCTCGAGGCATTCCGCTGTTCGTGCTCGATCGTCCGAATCCTCTGGGCGCAGACCGTTTCGGCGGTCCGGTGCTCGACGAAGGCCATGAATCCTTCACCGGTTACTTTGCGCTCCCGCTTCAGCCAGGACTAACGGTCGGCGAGCTGGCGGCGCTCTTCAATCGCGAGCACCAAGTCGGCGCCGATCTGCGCGTCGTCCTCATGATCAATTATCAGCGCTCGATGCGTTTTGCAGATACGGGATTAGGTTGGGTGCCACTGTCGCCCAATCTGCGGACACTCGCGCAAGTTGACCGATATCCGGAAGTCGCGATGATCGAAGCCGCCAATGTCAGCGTAGGCCGCGGCACGCCCATGCCGTTCGAAGTGGTCGGCGCGCCATGGATCAACGCAGCGGAGCTTGCGACCGCACTGAATGCGCTCCACCTGGGGGCACGTTTCGAAGCCGTCGACTTCGTGCCAACCGAGTCGACGTGGCGCGGCCGCTTATGCCACGGTGTGCGGATCGTGCGTGACGCGAACGCTTCGGCAGCGGGCGTCGGACGTCTGGGTCTCGGTCTGGCCGTAGCACTGCACGC from Paraburkholderia phytofirmans PsJN carries:
- a CDS encoding universal stress protein — encoded protein: MNSPHAGGDARCAIGRVFLAVDNSPESARAAAYVRHMTLPGARIRIASVAENPRVMLPLTSATDAELQLARDELARDAGEAVARARALFADAGIEVESGVIEISRQGGYTANALIDAAAEWKADLLVVGARQHHGMLRWIEGTVSEFVTTAAPCSILVVPASYEAEIQLSPRRMLFALDGSAASLDALHFGLQLATPECHLRAIYVIDRGARLTDLAPMRDIVEAFVEEGNVVLAAAARVFADLPNASETAFVETAKSRDDVSHAIVRDARQWGADLIVVGTHGRRGVARWLLGSVAARTARIVHTPLLMARPVPEA
- a CDS encoding polysaccharide deacetylase family protein translates to MALNAQKELMQLKPARNQISSDFLKVCLRLRNPGDPYPMRLTGINWRSVFASMLGRACEFDSEDSKAHQPSQGSFMLLTFTGRRTCLRSRCIGILLAGLSWLAFTFGVHAQTPPQRVPILVYHRFASSVNDSMTVRVSTFNAQLRFLRERGYQVVPLRQVVSWLTDPSTKLPPRPIVLTVDDGHQSVFNELLPIAQQEHLPITLFIYPSAISNASYALTWDQVRKLKQTGLFDVQSHTYWHPNFNIERRHRSAADFQHFVRSQLDLSRQRIEAEVGGRVDLLAWPFGICDDELMALAAGEGYIAAFSLEPGSVYRHSRMLALPRFLMVDSYGVTGLAHLLGEPSPQPGLSSDSGGDR
- a CDS encoding putative glycoside hydrolase; translated protein: MRTLPFLRHVAVALTILSTGVTAGAATGIVIDAATAKPVAHALVTTTAGVQQADVDGQFEFDSSVSSVGARAPGYLRTQADVTGETPLTLKLTPFRPKAVYLSVYGVASPTLREEALALTQTTPINALVIDVKGDRGLTPYHSAARDAAGASARLPRREPLVRDFPALLAEFHRRHLYLIARIVVFKDDPLADAHPAWTVRDAGGQPWRDREHLQWLDPFSREVWQHNLDVAEEAAKMGFDEIQFDYVRFPDASGLHFSQANTRVNRTAAIVGFLQAARARLAPYNVFVAADIFGYVCWNLDDTAIGQQIELLGAPLDYISPMLYPSGFTWGLPGCTNPVTDPGQIVRRSLAEAVRRTHLPGVRFRPWLQAFRDYAFDHREFDAAQIRAQTAAADAVGSDGWMLWNPRNRYDPADLPQ
- a CDS encoding serine hydrolase — translated: MRGRPLRAIVHVVVAIALLHPVADTRAAPPDARTRAEFARIVTGQIEAGRLPGAVVITGDANEVQYRQAFGRRMIEPHQEAMTVDTVFDLASLTKVIATTTAIMQLVDAGRIQLDAPVMRYWPEFAARGKQAVTVRQLLAHTSGLQADLKSRPASDGRVGVLNEIAQQRLYAAPGERVIYSDLNFAVLGELVERITHQPLDIYCAEHIFVPLGMRDTGFRPDPEHAARSAATTAGRRGKVHDPLATWMQGVAGNAGLFSTAGDLARFAQMLLNGGLSTATPPVRILSASTIATLAVAASPLSATPWRGLGWALTSPLVSDRDRLPPVGAIEHTGYTGTGIWVDFITRRFAVILTNRVHPDDKGDAGPLRAQIIAVMASQAPPLTPADIRAVLPAAAPAIAAASQLPTATGPVKSGLDVLEDRQFAPLTGLRIGLVTNRTGFDATGRRTIDVLARAPGVTLAALFSPEHGLNSDVDEPIGDSLDPATGLVVHSLYGSMRSFPAASLEGIDALVFDIQDAGVRFFTYETTLGYALEAAAARGIPLFVLDRPNPLGADRFGGPVLDEGHESFTGYFALPLQPGLTVGELAALFNREHQVGADLRVVLMINYQRSMRFADTGLGWVPLSPNLRTLAQVDRYPEVAMIEAANVSVGRGTPMPFEVVGAPWINAAELATALNALHLGARFEAVDFVPTESTWRGRLCHGVRIVRDANASAAGVGRLGLGLAVALHALYPGRFDVDATRDAIGSGAVWQALRDGASLDQIERIATAENNAFAPLREKYLRY